The genomic interval GTTAGGTCGAAATATGGATGAAATTGTTAGGATGGTAAAAGCTCTACAAATAGCTGATAAAGGATATGCAATACCAGCTAATTGGCCAAAAAATGAGATCATAGGAGACCATGTAATTGTTCCTCCGGCAAACACTGTTGAAATGATTGACAAGAGAAAGGAACAAGAGAAAACT from Candidatus Bathyarchaeota archaeon carries:
- a CDS encoding peroxiredoxin (alkyl hydroperoxidase; catalyze the reduction of hydrogen peroxide to water and the reduction of alkyl hydroperoxides to the corresponding alcohols), translated to LGRNMDEIVRMVKALQIADKGYAIPANWPKNEIIGDHVIVPPANTVEMIDKRKEQEKTGEIKCLDWWLCYKKIEY